A region of Salvelinus alpinus chromosome 24, SLU_Salpinus.1, whole genome shotgun sequence DNA encodes the following proteins:
- the LOC139551628 gene encoding uncharacterized protein, producing the protein MMSGCTWYIAPLTLICLLLFISVCLNLTLCFLRHRNNRHKADKEEFLYQQHYPRESLSRLEEEEEEEEDQQQENPIYGNITADLCYEPMTKQRSRDDRKPAPQHHQPDLNYASLDLNVGQIPKKRKRRYQQAQAHAQTLPETQMDGGFLEIDAEMEASLPSRSSSPLASRNSIYLNSLQMALETEERE; encoded by the exons ATGATGTCAG GCTGTACCTGGTACATAGCACCTCTGACTTTAATCTGTCTGCTTCTCTTCATCTCTGTGTGTCTCAATCTCACCCTCTGCTTTCTgagacacaggaacaacagacACAAAGCAG ACAAAGAGGAGTTTCTCTACCAACAGCATTATccaagagagag TCTTAGTAgattggaggaggaagaggaggaagaggaggatcagCAGCAGGAGAATCCCATCTACGGAAACATCACTGCAG acttgtGTTATGAGCCCATGACCAAGCAACGTTCCAGAGACGACAGAAAG CCTGCACCCCAGCACCACCAACCCGACCTGAACTACGCTTCTCTGGACCTGAACGTGGGACAGATACCCAAGAAGAGGAAGCGTCGCTACCAGCAGGCCCAGGCCCATGCCCAGACCCTGCCCGAGACCCAGATGGATGGGGGTTTCCTGGAAATAGATGCAGAGATGGAGGCCTCCCTCCCCTCACGGAGTAGCAGCCCTCTGGCTTCCAGAAACAGCATCTACCTCAACAGTCTACAGATGGcactagagacagaggagagggaataa